A stretch of Lathyrus oleraceus cultivar Zhongwan6 chromosome 6, CAAS_Psat_ZW6_1.0, whole genome shotgun sequence DNA encodes these proteins:
- the LOC127098676 gene encoding alpha-L-fucosidase 1 translates to MPKLCCSFFLFMTLFLQLNKPCSSSLEQLPTPPLPILPLPTYSQLKWQQREIIMFLHFGVNTFSDSEWGTGHENPSIFNPTGLNTTQWASVAEEAGISLMILTAKHHDGFCLWPSKYTKHSVISSTWQNGKGDVVQEFVNAATHKGIDVGIYLSPWDRHDSRYGHDLLYNEYYLGQLQELLKKYENVREIWFDGAKDPKAKNVSYYFSDWFSMVKELQSSINIFSDAGTDVRWVGNENGMAGDTCWSTINRSSLAIGSPGIEQYLNTGDPRGTDWLPAECDVSIRPGWFWHKSESPKKLSELLDIYYTSVGRNCVLILNVPPNTTGLISDNDAHRLKEFRTAINTIFHKNIAEGCYVKVSSQRGGNEGGFGPENMLDSDHLGSYWTPREDNKIKDDHWVEIWGNDGGLRFNVIGIQEAIGFGQRIKKYEIYVDGKLLIQGTTIGYKRLHRLDGDVVHAHVVRIRFIEVRGVPLISSIGLYFDPFWYSRFNAT, encoded by the exons ATGCCTAAACTATGTTGTTCTTTTTTCTTATTTATGACACTATTCCTCCAACTAAACAAACCATGCAGTTCTTCACTAGAACAACTACCAACTCCACCATTACCAATTCTCCCACTCCCAACCTACTCACAGCTAAAATGGCAGCAAAGAGAAATCATAATGTTCCTTCATTTCGGTGTCAACACATTCAGTGACAGCGAGTGGGGCACAGGCCATGAAAATCCATCAATATTCAATCCAACTGGTCTCAACACAACCCAATGGGCTAGTGTGGCTGAAGAAGCAGGAATTTCATTGATGATATTAACTGCAAAACATCATGATGGATTTTGTCTATGGCCTTCTAAGTACACCAAACATTCTGTCATTAGTAGCACTTGGCAAAACGGTAAAGGTGATGTTGTTCAAGAGTTTGTGAATGCAGCTACTCATAAAGGAATTGATGTTGGGATCTATCTTTCACCTTGGGATAGACATGATTCTAGATATGGTCATGATTTGCTTTACAATGAATATTACTTAGGTCAATTGCAAGAGCTTCTTAAAAA ATATGAAAATGTAAGGGAAATTTGGTTTGATGGAGCAAAAGATCCAAAGGCAAAAAATGTGTCATACTATTTTTCAGATTGGTTTTCAATGGTGAAGGAGTTGCAAAGTTCTATCAATATTTTCTCAGATGCTGGAACTGATGTTAGATGGGTAGGAAATGAAAATGGGATGGCAGGGGACACGTGTTGGTCTACCATTAATCGAAGTTCTCTTGCAATTGGAAGTCCAGGCATAGAGCA ATATCTGAACACTGGTGATCCAAGAGGTACAGATTGGCTACCAGCCGAATGCGATGTTTCAATTCGTCCAGGATGGTTTTGGCATAAATCAGAATCACCAAAGAAACTAAGTGAGCTACTTGATATTTATTACACATCGGTTGGTAGAAATTGCGTGTTAATTCTCAATGTACCACCTAACACAACCGGTCTTATATCGGACAATGATGCGCATAGATTAAAAGAATTTAGAACTGCAATCAATACAATTTTTCACAAGAACATAGCTGAAGGTTGTTATGTTAAAGTTAGTAGCCAAAGAGGAGGAAACGAGGGAGGGTTTGGACCAGAAAACATGTTGGATAGTGACCATTTGGGGTCATACTGGACCCCGCGGGAAGATAATAAGATAAAGGATGATCATTGGGTTGAAATTTGGGGCAATGATGGAGGTTTAAGGTTTAATGTCATTGGAATACAAGAAGCAATTGGATTTGGTCAAAGGATTAAGAAGTATGAGATTTATGTGGATGGTAAATTGTTAATCCAAGGGACAACAATTGGTTACAAGAGGCTTCATAGGCTTGATGGAGATGTTGTGCATGCTCATGTTGTGAGGATTAGATTCATAGAGGTTAGAGGTGTTCCTCTTATTTCTTCTATTGGCTTGTATTTTGATCCTTTTTGGTATTCGAGGTTTAATGCGACATGA
- the LOC127098675 gene encoding DEAD-box ATP-dependent RNA helicase 7 isoform X1 encodes MVLIWLVELALGKTLAFVLPIIESITNGPAKASRKTGDGRPPSVLVLLPTRELACQVNADFEVYGAAMGLTSCCLYGGASYQAQEIKLKKGVDIVIGTPGRVKDHIERGKIDLSQLKFRVLDEADEMLRMGFFEDVELILGKVKNVGKVQTLLFSATLPDWVKHIAKKFLKPDKETADLVGDTKMKASTSVRHIILPCTGSARSQLIPDIILFYSSGGRTIIFTETKESASQLAELLPGAKALHGDIQQAQREVTLSGFRSGKFMTLVATNVAARGLDINDVQLIIQCEPPRDVEAYIHRSGRTGRAGNTGVSVMLYDPRRSNISKIERESGVKFEHVSAPQANDIAKAIGAEAAEMITQVSDSVIPAFKSAAEDLLNNSGLSVVDLLAKALAKAVGYTEIKKRSLLTSMENYVTLLLDTGRPIFTPTFAYKMLRRFLPEEKVEAVKSLTITADGNGVVFDVLAEDLDTYLAGKKNASDISLEVLNALPRLQQRDQSRGGRFGDGNGRGGRIGGGGRNGRFSSDRFANGGGRGRGNWGGKRW; translated from the exons ATGGTTTTGATTTGGTTGGTAGAGCTCGCACTG GGTAAAACTCTTGCCTTTGTATTGCCAATAATAGAATCTATAACAAACGGTCCTGCAAAAGCATCAAGAAAGACTGGCGATGGGAGGCCACCGAGTGTTCTTGTGCTTTTACCTACTAGGGAATTGGCCTGTCAG GTGAATGCTGATTTTGAAGTTTATGGCGCGGCAATGGGATTGACTTCTTGTTGTTTATATGGAGGAGCTTCTTATCAAGCTCAAGAGATTAAGCTTAAGAAAGGAGTCGATATTGTCATTGGTACACCGGGCCGCGTAAAG GATCATATAGAGCGGGGGAAGATTGACCTGAGCCAGCTAAAGTTTCGTGTCCTCGATGAAGCAGATGAGATGCTGAGGATGGGTTTTTTTGAAGATGTTGAACTGATCCTTG GTAAGGTTAAAAATGTAGGTAAAGTTCAGACGCTTCTTTTCAGCGCGACTTTGCCAGACTGGGTTAAGCAT ATTGCTAAAAAATTTCTTAAGCCAGATAAGGAAACTGCAGATCTTGTTGGCGATACGAAAATGAAGGCCAGTACCAGTGTTAGGCATATTATTCTTCCTTGTACTGGCTCTGCCAGGTCCCAGCTTATCCCAGACATTATTCTCTTTTACAGCAG TGGAGGTCGAACAATTATATTCACGGAGACAAAGGAGTCGGCTTCTCAGCTCGCAGAGTTGTTGCCTGGAGCAAAAGCACTCCACGGCGACATACAGCAAGCACAGCGTGAG GTTACTTTGTCTGGCTTTAGGTCTGGGAAATTCATGACATTAGTTGCGACTAACGTGGCTGCGCGGGGTTTGGATATTAATGATGTTCAGTTAATTATTCAG tgtgaacctccaagggATGTTGAAGCCTATATCCATCGTTCCGGGCGCACGGGAAGAGCAG GTAACACTGGAGTTTCTGTAATGCTATATGATCCAAGGAGGTCGAATATATCTAAAATAGAGAGAGAGTCGGGTGTTAAATTCGAACATGTATCTGCCCCTCAGGCTAATGATATTGCCAAAGCTATTGGTGCAGAAGCTGCAGAAATGATAACTCAAGTGTCTGATAG TGTGATTCCTGCGTTCAAGTCTGCTGCCGAGGATCTTTTAAATAACTCTGGTTTATCCGTCGTTGATTTACTTGCAAAGGCTCTTGCGAAGGCTGTT GGTTATACAGAGATCAAGAAAAGATCTCTATTAACTTCTATGGAGAACTATGTTACATTACTTCTTGATACCGGGAGACCTATCTTTACCCCAAC TTTTGCATACAAAATGTTGAGGAGGTTTTTGCCGGAAGAGAAGGTTGAGGCTGTGAAAAGTCTTACTATAACTGCAGATGGAAATGGTGTTGTTTTTGATGTATTAGCTGAAGATTTAGATACATATCTTGCTG GTAAGAAAAACGCCTCAGATATAAGTTTAGAGGTGTTAAACGCTTTGCCACGTCTGCAACAGAGAGATCAATCAAGAGGTGGCAGATTTGGAGATGGCAATGGTCGTGGTGGGAGAATTGGTGGTGGCGGAAGGAATGGTAGATTTTCAAGTGATAGGTTTGCGAACGGTGGTGGTAGAGGTCGTGGTAACTGGGGTGGGAAAAGATGGTGA
- the LOC127098675 gene encoding DEAD-box ATP-dependent RNA helicase 7 isoform X2: protein MTTTNGDENENSLELVEPKGSREDKEKNKRKKKAKSIESLVMEKKVEDHNAVSQFKISEPLREKLKEKGIESLFPIQAMTFDTILHGFDLVGRARTGQGKTLAFVLPIIESITNGPAKASRKTGDGRPPSVLVLLPTRELACQVNADFEVYGAAMGLTSCCLYGGASYQAQEIKLKKGVDIVIGTPGRVKDHIERGKIDLSQLKFRVLDEADEMLRMGFFEDVELILGKVKNVGKVQTLLFSATLPDWVKHIAKKFLKPDKETADLVGDTKMKASTSVRHIILPCTGSARSQLIPDIILFYSSGGRTIIFTETKESASQLAELLPGAKALHGDIQQAQREVTLSGFRSGKFMTLVATNVAARGLDINDVQLIIQCEPPRDVEAYIHRSGRTGRAGNTGVSVMLYDPRRSNISKIERESGVKFEHVSAPQANDIAKAIGAEAAEMITQVSDSVIPAFKSAAEDLLNNSGLSVVDLLAKALAKAVGYTEIKKRSLLTSMENYVTLLLDTGRPIFTPTFAYKMLRRFLPEEKVEAVKSLTITADGNGVVFDVLAEDLDTYLAGKKNASDISLEVLNALPRLQQRDQSRGGRFGDGNGRGGRIGGGGRNGRFSSDRFANGGGRGRGNWGGKRW from the exons ATGACGACCACCAATGGGGATGAGAATGAGAATAGTTTGGAACTGGTAGAGCCTAAAGGTTCCAGAGAGGATAAAGAAAAGAACAAGAGGAAGAAAAAAGCTAAATCTATAGAGTCTCTAGTGATGGAAAAGAAGGTGGAGGATCACAATGCGGTTTCGCAATTTAAGATATCGGAGCCATTGAGAGAAAAGTTAAAGGAAAAGGGAATTGAGTCGTTGTTTCCTATTCAGGCAATGACTTTTGATACAATTCTTCATGGTTTTGATTTGGTTGGTAGAGCTCGCACTGGTCAG GGTAAAACTCTTGCCTTTGTATTGCCAATAATAGAATCTATAACAAACGGTCCTGCAAAAGCATCAAGAAAGACTGGCGATGGGAGGCCACCGAGTGTTCTTGTGCTTTTACCTACTAGGGAATTGGCCTGTCAG GTGAATGCTGATTTTGAAGTTTATGGCGCGGCAATGGGATTGACTTCTTGTTGTTTATATGGAGGAGCTTCTTATCAAGCTCAAGAGATTAAGCTTAAGAAAGGAGTCGATATTGTCATTGGTACACCGGGCCGCGTAAAG GATCATATAGAGCGGGGGAAGATTGACCTGAGCCAGCTAAAGTTTCGTGTCCTCGATGAAGCAGATGAGATGCTGAGGATGGGTTTTTTTGAAGATGTTGAACTGATCCTTG GTAAGGTTAAAAATGTAGGTAAAGTTCAGACGCTTCTTTTCAGCGCGACTTTGCCAGACTGGGTTAAGCAT ATTGCTAAAAAATTTCTTAAGCCAGATAAGGAAACTGCAGATCTTGTTGGCGATACGAAAATGAAGGCCAGTACCAGTGTTAGGCATATTATTCTTCCTTGTACTGGCTCTGCCAGGTCCCAGCTTATCCCAGACATTATTCTCTTTTACAGCAG TGGAGGTCGAACAATTATATTCACGGAGACAAAGGAGTCGGCTTCTCAGCTCGCAGAGTTGTTGCCTGGAGCAAAAGCACTCCACGGCGACATACAGCAAGCACAGCGTGAG GTTACTTTGTCTGGCTTTAGGTCTGGGAAATTCATGACATTAGTTGCGACTAACGTGGCTGCGCGGGGTTTGGATATTAATGATGTTCAGTTAATTATTCAG tgtgaacctccaagggATGTTGAAGCCTATATCCATCGTTCCGGGCGCACGGGAAGAGCAG GTAACACTGGAGTTTCTGTAATGCTATATGATCCAAGGAGGTCGAATATATCTAAAATAGAGAGAGAGTCGGGTGTTAAATTCGAACATGTATCTGCCCCTCAGGCTAATGATATTGCCAAAGCTATTGGTGCAGAAGCTGCAGAAATGATAACTCAAGTGTCTGATAG TGTGATTCCTGCGTTCAAGTCTGCTGCCGAGGATCTTTTAAATAACTCTGGTTTATCCGTCGTTGATTTACTTGCAAAGGCTCTTGCGAAGGCTGTT GGTTATACAGAGATCAAGAAAAGATCTCTATTAACTTCTATGGAGAACTATGTTACATTACTTCTTGATACCGGGAGACCTATCTTTACCCCAAC TTTTGCATACAAAATGTTGAGGAGGTTTTTGCCGGAAGAGAAGGTTGAGGCTGTGAAAAGTCTTACTATAACTGCAGATGGAAATGGTGTTGTTTTTGATGTATTAGCTGAAGATTTAGATACATATCTTGCTG GTAAGAAAAACGCCTCAGATATAAGTTTAGAGGTGTTAAACGCTTTGCCACGTCTGCAACAGAGAGATCAATCAAGAGGTGGCAGATTTGGAGATGGCAATGGTCGTGGTGGGAGAATTGGTGGTGGCGGAAGGAATGGTAGATTTTCAAGTGATAGGTTTGCGAACGGTGGTGGTAGAGGTCGTGGTAACTGGGGTGGGAAAAGATGGTGA